A single window of Bacteroides sp. DNA harbors:
- a CDS encoding AbgT family transporter produces the protein MAKDKAGQASQESGSGGFLKWIEELGNKLPHPFWIFVWICILIVLTSAVTAWLGVSAVDPGTGRVVEAQNLLSGEGLRRFVEHMVSNFAYFAPFGLVLVMLMGVSIAEGSGLLAVALRTVAFSVPRKIVLPVIFIIGACGNIGSDAGVVIVPPIAALIFSQMGLSPIAGLIAGYAGATAGFTANFFIAGTDVLLAGISTEITHHIDPNLEVSATANWYFMIASTFMLGIGGAFVARRYTIPRCRQFAITGEVEEVVENPSLSPVERRGMRQAGLALLAYVVVIILLVVPPGAPLRNVETGGLVPSPFLRGLVPILFFMFAIPGYFYGKATGSIRKSNDVLKLMEQGMKDLSGYIVLMLVVAQFINLFYWSNLDTILAIKGAEVLKASGLTGPVMFTLFMIIVAVLNIFLGSGSAKWAIFAPVFIPMLYQLDYSPAFVQLMYRVGDSITNCVTPLYVYFPLLLGWIHKYNKNIGIGTIVSLLIPYAIVLFIMWLILLFVWFGLNLPIGVGEWIYLQ, from the coding sequence ATGGCAAAAGATAAGGCAGGGCAAGCTAGCCAGGAAAGTGGATCAGGTGGTTTTCTGAAGTGGATAGAGGAATTGGGGAATAAGCTGCCTCATCCTTTCTGGATCTTTGTATGGATATGCATCCTGATCGTATTGACCAGTGCGGTGACGGCCTGGCTGGGGGTGAGTGCGGTTGATCCCGGGACGGGCCGGGTGGTGGAGGCGCAGAACCTGCTGTCGGGCGAAGGGCTCAGACGCTTTGTAGAGCATATGGTGAGCAACTTTGCCTATTTCGCCCCCTTTGGACTGGTTTTGGTCATGCTGATGGGGGTTTCCATAGCCGAAGGCAGTGGCTTGCTGGCCGTGGCCCTTCGCACAGTGGCTTTTTCGGTTCCCAGGAAGATCGTACTACCCGTGATCTTTATCATCGGGGCTTGCGGAAACATCGGCTCGGATGCGGGGGTGGTGATCGTTCCGCCCATTGCAGCCCTGATCTTTTCGCAGATGGGGCTGAGTCCCATTGCAGGCCTTATCGCCGGTTACGCGGGCGCTACGGCAGGTTTTACGGCCAATTTCTTCATTGCCGGCACCGACGTGTTGCTGGCGGGCATCAGCACCGAGATCACCCATCACATCGATCCTAACCTGGAGGTCAGTGCAACGGCTAACTGGTATTTTATGATCGCATCGACCTTTATGCTTGGGATAGGAGGGGCCTTTGTGGCGCGCCGCTATACCATTCCCCGCTGCCGGCAGTTTGCCATCACCGGAGAGGTAGAGGAGGTCGTCGAAAACCCATCCCTTAGCCCTGTCGAGCGCAGGGGGATGAGGCAGGCAGGCCTGGCCTTGCTGGCTTATGTGGTGGTGATCATCCTCCTGGTAGTGCCCCCCGGGGCGCCCTTGAGAAATGTGGAAACCGGTGGGCTCGTGCCTTCGCCCTTCCTCAGGGGCCTGGTGCCCATCCTGTTCTTTATGTTTGCCATCCCGGGCTATTTCTATGGGAAAGCCACGGGCTCCATCCGCAAATCGAACGATGTGCTCAAGCTGATGGAACAGGGGATGAAGGACCTCTCGGGCTATATCGTCCTGATGCTGGTGGTGGCCCAGTTTATCAACCTGTTCTACTGGTCGAACCTCGATACCATCCTGGCCATCAAGGGGGCAGAGGTGCTGAAAGCCTCAGGCCTGACCGGGCCGGTGATGTTTACCCTGTTTATGATCATCGTGGCCGTTCTGAATATTTTCCTGGGCAGCGGATCGGCCAAATGGGCCATTTTTGCCCCGGTATTCATCCCCATGCTTTACCAGCTTGATTACAGCCCTGCCTTTGTGCAGTTGATGTACCGTGTGGGGGATTCCATCACCAACTGCGTGACCCCGCTTTATGTCTATTTCCCGCTCTTGCTGGGGTGGATCCATAAGTACAACAAGAACATCGGCATTGGCACCATCGTATCGCTGCTGATACCCTATGCCATTGTGCTGTTCATTATGTGGCTGATATTGCTGTTTGTTTGGTTTGGCCTGAACCTGCCCATAGGGGTGGGTGAGTGGATCTACCTCCAATAG
- a CDS encoding nitroreductase family protein: MDHRAEILFSRRSIRQYKPGASLSHEQLHFLLDAAMSAPTARNRQPWQFVVVTRKDLLEELSRRHPYAKMLSGASLAVVVCGDPSLEQEESYLVQACSAATQNLLLAVEAMGLGGVWLGVHPRKERTEAIRELLGIPPEMVPVTMVSIGYPAEKKPRNANYRHDRVHKNGWTNTVA, translated from the coding sequence ATGGACCATCGGGCAGAAATTTTGTTTTCGCGTCGCAGCATTCGTCAATACAAGCCTGGCGCCTCCTTAAGCCATGAACAATTGCATTTCCTGCTGGATGCGGCCATGAGCGCCCCCACGGCGCGAAACCGTCAGCCCTGGCAGTTTGTGGTGGTGACGCGCAAGGATCTGTTGGAGGAGCTTTCCCGTCGCCATCCCTATGCCAAAATGCTTAGCGGGGCCAGCCTGGCGGTGGTGGTTTGCGGTGACCCCAGCCTTGAACAGGAAGAGAGCTACCTGGTGCAGGCTTGCTCAGCGGCAACCCAGAACCTCTTGCTGGCCGTGGAGGCCATGGGGCTTGGCGGGGTTTGGCTGGGTGTTCATCCCCGCAAGGAACGGACGGAAGCCATCAGGGAACTGTTGGGGATCCCGCCTGAAATGGTGCCCGTCACAATGGTTTCGATTGGTTACCCGGCCGAAAAAAAACCCCGTAATGCCAATTACCGGCACGACAGGGTTCATAAGAATGGCTGGACCAATACGGTTGCTTAG